In the genome of Drosophila subpulchrella strain 33 F10 #4 breed RU33 chromosome 2L, RU_Dsub_v1.1 Primary Assembly, whole genome shotgun sequence, one region contains:
- the LOC119545927 gene encoding E3 ubiquitin-protein ligase MIB2 yields MRASIPPGIRVVRGPNWIWSNQDDGEGHVGTVCEIGRCGSTHSPENTVVVNWDSGHRTNYRVGYQNQYDLIIVDNAQVGVRHSNVVCDGCSKAGIAGIVFKCAQCANYHLCAYCYAEDLHDLEHPFVRYTSPNSLGVRVPTRKGSKRIQLRGIFVGAKVVRGPDWEWSEQDGGEGKTGRVMEIRGWDNESCRSVANVSWVTGSTNVYRLGHKGNVDLKYITATCGGHYYKDHMPVLGQPEELQPVAPMVKPSFSVGDRVKVCLEVDALMKLQQGHGGWNPRMVEHLSKLGTVHRITDKGDIRVQYENCPNRWTFHPAALVKVVSFRVGDLVTIINDANKVQQLQKGHGEWIEIMRHALGKICKVVKVYSDGDLRIQQLDDGFEWTLNPKCVKLERSPLATAAERSNSMMDLSHRRADHVMTPLSGLSGSSVADKLVREAAQGHLDFVRQYLDVNPGQVDVMSGGKACIQVASHQGYVDLVSYLISKGANVNAVDKEGDSALHYAAFGNQPATMRVLLQHGAEVNFLNSSHCSALHICAHKKTPHCVRELLQHNANVNIQDSYGDTALHDAIGKENTEVVELLCNAPNLDFTVKNNRGFNVLHHAALKGNVVAARRILLLSRQLVNVRKDDGFAALHLAALNGHAQVVETLVTEGQAELDIRNNRRQTPFLLAVSQGHAGVIERLVRLSCDVNAKDEDGDNAMHLCVIKKSNLQSAAEPHPEEAPEIHKFYLSLVQTSVRAEDRLMYSILIYLSRAGCRVELNNANASIFEWITDRNIRQLIFGQQGEVESLPRNLQALEMSAPATAGEEVSAVTGAESNGSVAAPPPPQRQQLDLMPKPNEIPSAAAGAAPSTPSASPGVKKLNSDAVQQNVSPQVAPRKKAPKPPVTSCSSSTVLEAGAAGPSPSPVIVSGPQECIVCNEILQLVRFEPCQHQIACEECGIRMKKCLRCGVVIERRLTASGRIVALPTSTSSPSDPTRLPSGDLLRYLENKVQEFEESHFCGICMERKRDVAFLCGHGACSHCAETLRTCHMCRKTILKKINLY; encoded by the exons ATGCGAGCCTCCATTCCGCCCGGCATTCGAGTGGTGCGCGGACCCAATTGGATCTGGTCGAATCAAG ACGACGGAGAAGGTCACGTTGGAACCGTTTGCGAAATCGGACGTTGTGGATCGACACACTCGCCGGAGAACACCGTGGTTGTCAACTGGGATTCCGGACACCGGACCAACTACCGGGTGGGCTACCAGAACCAGTACGACTTGATAATTGTGGATAATGCTCAAGTTG GAGTTCGTCACTCGAATGTCGTCTGCGATGGCTGTTCCAAGGCGGGCATCGCCGGCATAGTATTTAAGTGCGCCCAGTGTGCCAACTACCATCTGTGCGCCTACTGCTACGCGGAGGATCTGCACGACCTGGAGCACCCCTTCGTCCGCTACACCTCTCCCAATTCGCTGGGCGTACGAGTGCCGACGAGAAAGGGCTCCAAGCGCATCCAGTTGCGCGGCATCTTCGTGGGCGCCAAAGTGGTGCGCGGTCCTGACTGGGAGTGGAGCGAACAGGACGGCGGCGAGGGTAAAACTGGACGGGTAATGGAAATCCGGGGCTGGGACAACGAATCGTGTCGCAGCGTGGCCAACGTATCGTGGGTAACCGGATCGACGAACGTCTATCGTCTGGGCCATAAGGGCAACGTGGACCTCAAGTATATAACGGCCACTTGCGGCGGTCACTACTACAAGGACCATATGCCCGTTCTGGGTCAGCCGGAGGAGTTGCAGCCGGTGGCGCCGATGGTGAAGCCAAGCTTCTCCGTGGGCGACCGCGTCAAGGTTTGCCTGGAGGTTGATGCCCTGATGAAGTTGCAGCAGGGGCACGGGGGATGGAATCCGCGCATGGTCGAGCACTTGTCCAAACTGGGCACCGTACATCGCATCACGGACAAAGGCGACATACG TGTCCAGTATGAAAACTGTCCCAATCGTTGGACCTTCCATCCCGCCGCTCTTGTAAAGGTTGTCTCTTTTCGCGTCGGTGATCTGGTCACCATTATTAATGATGCCAACAAAGTGCAGCAGCTGCAGAAGGGCCACGGCGAATGGATCGAAATCATGCGACAC GCCCTGGGCAAAATTTGCAAGGTTGTGAAGGTGTACTCGGACGGCGATCTGCGCATCCAGCAATTAGATGACGGCTTCGAGTGGACGTTGAATCCGAAATGTGTCAAACTGGAGCGTTCGCCCCTGGCCACGGCAGCTGAGCGCTCCAACAGCATGATGGACCTGAGCCACCGGCGAGCGGACCATGTGATGACACCGCTCTCTGGGCTCTCGGGCAGTTCGGTTGCCGACAAGCTGGTTCGGGAGGCCGCCCAGGGCCATTTGGATTTCGTCCGCCAGTACCTGGATGTGAATCCCGGCCAGGTGGACGTAATGAGTGGTGGCAAAGCTTGCATTCAGGTTGCCTCGCACCAGGGTTACGTCGACCTTGTCAGCTACCTCATCTCCAAGGGTGCCAACGTGAATGCGGTGGACAAGGAGGGCGACTCTGCCCTGCATTACGCAGCATTCGGCAATCAACCGGCCACGATGCGTGTGCTGTTGCAGCACGGTGCCGAGGTGAACTTCCTCAACTCGAGCCACTGCTCTGCACTGCACATATGCGCGCACAAGAAAACGCCGCACTGCGTCCGCGAGTTGCTGCAGCACAACGCCAACGTGAATATCCAGGACTCGTACGGTGATACGGCGCTCCACGATGCAATCGGCAAGGAGAACACGGAGGTCGTAGAGTTACTATGCAATGCGCCCAACCTGGACTTCACGGTGAAGAATAATCGCGGCTTCAACGTGCTCCATCATGCAGCGCTTAAGGGCAACGTGGTGGCGGCCCGCCGCATCTTGTTGCTCTCCCGCCAGCTGGTCAATGTGCGCAAGGACGATGGCTTTGCGGCCCTTCATTTGGCAGCTCTCAACGGACATGCCCAGGTGGTGGAAACGTTGGTCACCGAAGGACAAGCGGAGTTGGATATACGCAACAATCGCCGGCAGACGCCTTTCTTGCTGGCCGTCTCCCAGGGCCATGCCGGCGTGATCGAGCGACTCGTGCGGCTTTCCTGCGACGTAAACGCCAAGGACGAGGATGGTGACAATGCCATGCACTTGTGCGTGATTAAGAAGTCCAATCTGCAATCTGCCGCCGAACCGCACCCCGAGGAGGCACCTGAGATCCACAAGTTTTACCTGAGTCTAGTGCAGACGAGCGTTCGTGCCGAGGATAGACTGATGTACAGCATCCTTATCTATCTTTCGAGGGCCGGCTGTCGAGTGGAGCTTAACAACGCCAATGCAAGTATTTTCGAATGGATCACGGACCGCAACATCAGGCAGCTAATCTTCGGGCAACAGGGCGAAGTGGAGTCACTGCCTAGAAACCTCCAAGCTCTGGAAATGTCCGCACCAGCTACCGCCGGTGAGGAAGTTTCTGCTGTAACAGGAGCTGAATCCAATGGAAGTGtagcagcaccaccaccaccgcagcGCCAGCAATTAGATCTAATGCCAAAGCCAAACGAGATACCATCGGCTGCAGCAGGTGCAGCTCCATCCACGCCCTCCGCTTCGCCGGGCGTAAAAAAACTAAACTCGGACGCAGTGCAGCAGAACGTCTCGCCACAGGTAGCGCCGCGCAAGAAGGCGCCCAAGCCCCCGGTGACCTCATGCTCGAGTAGTACGGTACTGGAGGCCGGGGCGGCAGGTCCTAGCCCCAGTCCGGTGATCGTGTCCGGTCCTCAGGAGTGCATTGTCTGTAATGAGATCCTGCAGTTGGTGCGCTTCGAGCCGTGCCAGCACCAGATCGCTTGCGAGGAGTGCGGCATCCGAATGAAGAAGTGCCTCCGCTGCGGGGTGGTCATAGAACGGCGTCTTACAGCCAGCGGGCGGATAGTTGCCCTGCCTACGTCCACGTCGTCACCCAGTGACCCCACACGCCTGCCGTCCGGGGATCTGCTGCGCTACCTGGAGAACAAGGTGCAGGAGTTCGAGGAGTCGCACTTCTGCGGCATTTGCATGGAACGAAAGCGGGATGTGGCCTTCCTCTGCGGCCACGGAGCCTGCTCCCATTGTGCCGAAACGCTCCGGACGTGCCACATGTGTCGGAAGACAATACTCAAGAAGATCAACCTGTACTGA